One window of the Cryptomeria japonica chromosome 7, Sugi_1.0, whole genome shotgun sequence genome contains the following:
- the LOC131856740 gene encoding G-type lectin S-receptor-like serine/threonine-protein kinase At2g19130, which yields MCKGPFAPSQASAKTDPEVCDQVKTATSNFRHKLGSGGFGTVFKGTLPDGTLVAVKKLESSKQCEKQFRAEINSVGIINHPNLVRLRGFCAQGSRRLLVYDYMPNGSLNSFLFTNNSKHQSKILDWRTRFEIALGTARGLLYLHEQCSDRIIHGDIKPENILLDKDFTPKLGDFGLAKLVGRDFSKVVTATRGTRGYLAPEWLSGLPITPKVDVYSFGMTLLEIISGRRNLDLNVQESSRYYFPAWVKEQICERNMINIVDKRIASDADVEEVRRSALVSLLCIQNDEKARPNMAQVVLMLQGKTEPHASQIPSVTNQRVEDRRNTDGDGDYSDTDCIV from the exons ATGTGTAAAGGTCCATTTGCACCGTCCC AGGCGTCGGCTAAGACCGACCCAGAGGTGTGCGACCAGGTGAAGACCGCAACCAGCAATTTCAGACATAAGTTGGGGAGCGGCGGATTCGGCACAGTGTTCAAAGGAACTCTACCAGACGGTACGCTTGTAGCCGTAAAGAAACTGGAGAGTTCAAAGCAATGTGAAAAGCAATTCCGAGCGGAAATCAACTCTGTGGGAATCATAAATCATCCGAATTTGGTGAGGCTTAGAGGATTTTGTGCACAAGGATCGCGAAGGTTACTGGTTTATGATTACATGCCCAACGgctctctaaattcttttcttttcacCAATAATTCGAAACACCAATCGAAGATACTGGATTGGAGAACCCGATTTGAGATTGCATTGGGTACTGCAAGAGGATTACTTTATCTCCATGAGCAATGCAGCGATCGCATCATTCACGGCGACATAAAGCCCGAAAACATTCTGCTAGATAAGGATTTTACTCCCAAGTTGGGGGATTTTGGCTTAGCAAAGCTTGTGGGTAGAGATTTCAGCAAGGTGGTAACTGCTACGAGAGGAACGAGAGGATACTTGGCTCCTGAATGGCTCTCTGGCCTTCCCATCACTCCCAAGGTTGATGTCTACAGTTTCGGCATGACTCTCTTGGAAATTATATCTGGCCGGAGAAATCTGGACCTAAATGTGCAAGAATCAAGTAGGTACTACTTTCCAGCCTGGGTTAAAGAGCAAATTTGTGAGAGAAACATGATAAATATTGTGGATAAAAGGATTGCAAGTGATGCAGATGTGGAAGAGGTGAGAAGATCTGCCCTGGTAAGTTTGTTATGCATTCAAAATGATGAGAAGGCCAGACCGAACATGGCACAAGTGGTGCTGATGCTTCAAGGTAAGACAGAGCCTCACGCCTCACAGATTCCAAGCGTGACCAACCAGCGAGTAGAAGACCGACGGAACACTGATGGCGATGGCGATTATAGCGATACCGATTGCATTGTTTGA